One Pogoniulus pusillus isolate bPogPus1 chromosome 22, bPogPus1.pri, whole genome shotgun sequence DNA segment encodes these proteins:
- the WNT8A gene encoding protein Wnt-8a produces the protein MKRSTFLILSITAVFSSILQAAAWSVNNFLMTGPKAYLTYSSSVAAGAHSGMEECKFQFGWERWNCPESALQLSTHNRLRSATRETSFVHAISSAGVMYTLTRNCSLGDFESCGCDDSRNGRVGGRGWVWGGCSDNVDFGERISKLFVDALETGHDTRALINLHNNEVGRLAVKATMKRACKCHGVSGSCSIQTCWLQLAEFREIGNYLKIKYDQAHKLEMDKRRVRAGNSADSRGATAEAFHHVHATELVFLEDSPDYCTRNASLGHHGTEGRECLQGGRNLSQWEKRSCRRLCTECGLRVEERRTEVVASCNCKFHWCCTVRCEQCRQLVAKHFCTRRDAAAAAPNHIRRRNKGHKR, from the exons ATGAAGAGAAGcaccttcctcatcctctccaTCACAGCAGTCTTCAGCTCTATTCTCCAGGCAGCAGCGTG GTCTGTGAATAACTTTCTGATGACAGGACCTAAG GCTTACCTGACGTACTCCAGCAGCGTGGCGGCCGGGGCGCACAGCGGGATGGAGGAGTGCAAGTTCCAGTTTGGGTGGGAGCGCTGGAACTGCCCCGAGAGtgccctgcagctctccacCCACAACCGGCTCCGCAGCG cCACCCGGGAAACATCCTTCGTGCACGCCATCAGCTCGGCCGGCGTCATGTACACCCTCACCAGGAACTGCAGCCTGGGGGACTTCGAGAGCTGCGGCTGCGACGACTCCCGGAACGGCCGCGTCG GTGGCCGAGGCTGGGTCTGGGGAGGATGCAGTGACAACGTGGACTTTGGGGAGAGGATCTCCAAGCTCTTTGTGGATGCTCTGGAAACAGGACACGATACTCGTGCGCTGATCAACCTGCACAACAACGAAGTCGGGAGACTG GCAGTGAAAGCCACCATGAAGCGAGCCTGCAAGTGCCACGGGgtgtcaggcagctgcagcatccaGACCTGCTGGCTCCAGCTCGCCGAGTTTCGCGAGATTGGGAACTACCTGAAGATCAAATACGACCAGGCCCACAAGCTGGAGATGGACAAGCGGAGGGTGAGAGCTGGCAACAGCGCCGACAGCCGCGGGGCCACGGCAGAAGCCTTCCACCACGTCCACGCCACCGAGCTCGTCTTCCTGGAGGACTCTCCCGACTACTGCACCAGGAACGCCAGCCTGGGCCACCACGGCACCGAGGGCCGCGAGTGCCTGCAGGGCGGCAGGAACCTCTCGcagtgggagaagaggagctgcCGGCGGCTCTGCACCGAGTGCGGGCTCCGCGTGGAGGAGCGGCGGACGGAGGTGGTGGCCAGCTGCAACTGCAAGTTCCACTGGTGCTGCACGGTGCGCTGCGAGCAGTGCCGGCAGCTGGTGGCCAAGCACTTCTGCACCCGCCGGgacgccgccgccgccgcccccaaCCACATCCGGCGCAGGAACAAGGGCCACAAGCGATAG